The Gemmatimonas aurantiaca T-27 DNA segment AGGCCTCTCGGTGCGTATGCTGCGCTCGCTGGTGCAACAGCATCTCGATGCGCTGCTGCCACTGGTGCAGGAACCGCTTCCCGCAGATGTGCTGCAGGAAGCCGATGTCCCGGCGTTGCCGGAAGCCCTCCGCATGGTGCATCGACCCGCCTCGGTGGCCGAAGCCGAACGGGGACGGGCGCGCCTGGCCTTCGAAGAGTTGTTGTGTGTACAGGTGCTGCATCGCCGCGCGCACCAGGTGGCTCGTCAGGCGCGCCCCGGACGTGCGCTGCGCAGCCGGCGCACATTGACCACGCAGTTGCGTGAGCAGTTGCCCTATGCGCTCACGGCGGCGCAGGTGCGGGCCGTCCGTGAGATCGCCACCGACATGGGCAGCCCGTGGCGCATGCACCGCTTGTTGCAGGGAGATGTCGGCGCGGGCAAGACCGTGGTCGCGCTCTTCGCCGCGCTCATCGCCATGGAAAACGGGGCCCAGGTGGCCCTGATGGCCCCCACCGAATTGCTCGCCGAACAGCACGCGCGTGGCATGACCGCGCTGCTCGCGCCGCTTGGGATTGCACCGGTCTTGCTCACCGGACGCCTGTCAGCGGCCGATCGTCGCGCGGCGCTGGCTCGCATTGCCGACCCGGCCCCCGCGCTCGTGGTGGGCACGCATGCGTTGCTGCAATCGGACGTGGCATTCGCCAATCTTGGCCTCAGCATCATCGACGAGCAGCACCGCTTTGGTGTGGAACAGCGCGCCGTGCTCGGAGACAAAGGGACGGCCACCGACGTCCTGCTCATGACGGCCACCCCCATCCCACGTTCACTCGCGTTGACGCTGCACGGGGATCTCGATGTGAGTGTCCTCGACGAACGACCACCGGGGCGACAGCCGATCACGACCGTGGTGCGGCGGGAATCGGCACGGGACAAGGTCTTTGCATTTGCCGCCAGTGAGCTCGATGCGGGGCATCAGTTGTATGTCGTCTATCCGCTGATCGAGACCAGCGAAAAGATCGACCTCAAGAACGCCACGACGATGTTCGACACGCTGGTCGCCGGACCGCTGGCTGGCCGCCAGGTCGCCCTGCTGCATGGCCGTATTCCCGGCGAGGAACGTGATGCCATCATGCGGCGGTTCCGCGATGGGGAGATCGATGCGTTGGTATCCACGACGGTCATCGAAGTGGGGATCGATGTGCCCAACGCCAGCGTCATGATCATCGAACACCCCGAGCGCTTCGGACTCTCGCAGTTGCACCAGCTACGGGGCCGCGTGGGTCGCGGGCAGGCCCGGTCCTACTGCATCCTGCTGGGGGATGTGGGGGGGGAGGCGGCGGAACGGCTCGAGCTGTTTGCCGGCACCGAAGACGGCTTCGAGATCGCCCGGGCCGATCTGCGTCTGCGTGGCATGGGAGACCTGTTTGGCGCCCGCCAGCACGGGGATCCCGCGTTTCGGGTGGCGGACCTCCTGCGGGACGAGGCCCTGCACGATACGGCCCGTGAGGTGGCCGATCGCCTGCTGGCGCAGGACCCCGAATTGGCGCAGCCGGCGCATGCGGGCCTTCGGCACCTGCTGACGGTGGGCTATGCCCGTGCGCTCGATCTGTTCCGGGTCGGCTGAGGTAAGACCTTTTTTTCGGCCAATCGTCCTTGCTCTGAGTCCGCACATGGCGGACGGCTGAGGTGTGAGCGAGATTACCCGACTCGGATCGAGATCAGAAAATGCCCGGCGGATTGGCGTTCGGGGACGTTCTGGATACCGGTGGAGTCGTGCGACGTCGCTCGCTCTCGGAGTAGCAAGTAGGCGCATTGCGATCGAGGGGTTGTGCCGGGGCCGTCCAGATTACGCACGCGATCAATTGTTGCGGCGCTGCTGACCTTTGTCGGCGCGTTGCTCGTGGGCGTCGCTTTCGATCGGTGGTACGGCGAATCGCTCATGGAGCGCGAGCGCGAACGCGTGCGCGCGTATGTCGCGCCGTATGCCGGTGCCATTGAAGGTGTTTTCAATCGGCATGTCGGTCGGCTGGCCGGTCTGGTCGCCTTTGTCGATGCGCAGCCGTCGGTGTCGTCGATGCACGCGGCGTTTCCCACGATCGCGGAAGGATTGCGCGCCGCTGCGCCGGGCCTTCGCGCGCTGCAACTCAACCGCGCCGGACGAATCGTCGCCACGTTTCCCATGGCCGATTCGGCGCGCTTGCTCGGATACGACCTGTTGAGCGATCCGCGTCCCGAGATTCGTGGGGATGTGCGACGGGCGATGGATTCGGACCACATGGTGATCAGTGGGCCGTCCGCGCTGCTGCAGGGTGGTGTGGGACTCATCCTGCGGCAACGGGTCTCCAATGTGCGCGCCGGGTTTCCCGATCTCGTCACGATGGTGCTGGATCTCGATCCGCTGTTCGAAGAAGCGGATGGCGCCGCCGTACCCAAATCGGTGCGCACCGTGTTGCTCGACCGCCGAGGGCAGGCACTGCGCGGAGACTTGGGTGATGTGACCGAACCCACCATGACGCCCGTTCGCATCGGTGACGGGGATTGGACTGTCCTGGCGTCGCCGGTGGGAGGGTGGGGCGCTGCCGTCGCCGACGACCTGCGTC contains these protein-coding regions:
- the recG gene encoding ATP-dependent DNA helicase RecG: MADPFDRDRERRVPSRRPPRLTFDTPVTYLKGVGPARALMLARLGITVAGDLLRHVPHRYEDASTITPINDAAIGADVSVLGQVIAKGVLPTRKGLRVFQAVIQDSSGLIEIAWPGQPFLDRTINKGDWLLCTGPVRFFHGRRLQPREYVNLGPDEEGTGGGRVLAIYPSTEGLSVRMLRSLVQQHLDALLPLVQEPLPADVLQEADVPALPEALRMVHRPASVAEAERGRARLAFEELLCVQVLHRRAHQVARQARPGRALRSRRTLTTQLREQLPYALTAAQVRAVREIATDMGSPWRMHRLLQGDVGAGKTVVALFAALIAMENGAQVALMAPTELLAEQHARGMTALLAPLGIAPVLLTGRLSAADRRAALARIADPAPALVVGTHALLQSDVAFANLGLSIIDEQHRFGVEQRAVLGDKGTATDVLLMTATPIPRSLALTLHGDLDVSVLDERPPGRQPITTVVRRESARDKVFAFAASELDAGHQLYVVYPLIETSEKIDLKNATTMFDTLVAGPLAGRQVALLHGRIPGEERDAIMRRFRDGEIDALVSTTVIEVGIDVPNASVMIIEHPERFGLSQLHQLRGRVGRGQARSYCILLGDVGGEAAERLELFAGTEDGFEIARADLRLRGMGDLFGARQHGDPAFRVADLLRDEALHDTAREVADRLLAQDPELAQPAHAGLRHLLTVGYARALDLFRVG